A window of the Eschrichtius robustus isolate mEscRob2 chromosome 5, mEscRob2.pri, whole genome shotgun sequence genome harbors these coding sequences:
- the SCLY gene encoding selenocysteine lyase isoform X3 → MDYNATTPLEPEVIQAMTEAMQEAWGNPSSPYPAGRKAKEIINAARENLAKMIGGRPQDMIFTSGGTESNNLVIHSVVKHFHKIHAAVGDTAEHPSPVEGALPHIITCTVEHDSIRLPLEHLVEERVAEVTFVPVSKVNGQAEAEDILAAVRPATCLVTIMLANNETGVIMPVPEISRRVRALNQQRAAGGLPGVLVHTDAAQALGKQRVDVRDLGVDFLTVVGHKFYGPRIGALYIRGLGELTPLYPMLFGGGQERNFRPGTENTPMIAGLGKAAELVAENCEAYEAHMRDVRDYLEERLAAEFGKRIHLNSQFPGTERLPNTCNFSILGPQLQGRLVLAQCMTLLASMGAACHSDHGDRPSPVLLSCGVPLDVARNAIRLSVGRGTTRAEVDLVVQDLKQAVARLEGQA, encoded by the exons GTAGGAAGGCCAAGGAGATTATCAATGCAGCTCGGGAAAACCTTGCCAAGATGATAGGTGGGAGACCTCAAGACATGATCTTCACTTCCGGGGGCACAGAG TCAAATAATTTAGTAATCCATTCTGTGGTGAAACATTTCCACAAAATCCATGCCGCAGTGGGGGACACGGCCGAGCATCCCAGCCCAGTGGAGGGGGCCCTGCCTCACATCATCACCTGCACGGTGGAACACGACTCCATCCGCCTGCCCCTGGAGCACCTGGTGGAAGAACGAGTGGCCG AGGTCACCTTTGTCCCCGTGTCCAAGGTAAACGGGCAGGCGGAGGCTGAGGACATCCTGGCGGCCGTCCGCCCGGCCACGTGCCTCGTGACCATCATGCTGGCCAATAACGAGACAGGCGTCATCATG ccGGTGCCCGAGATCAGCCGGCGAGTCCGAGCCCTGAACCAGCAGCGGGCGGCGGGCGGGCTGCCGGGGGTGCTCGTGCACACGGACGCCGCCCAGGCCTTGGGGAAGCAGCGCGtggacgtgcgggacctgggcgTGGACTTCCTGACCGTCGTGGGCCACAAG TTCTATGGCCCCAGGATTGGAGCACTTTACATCCGAGGGCTCGGTGAACTCACCCCTCTGTACCCTATGCTGTTTGGAGGTGGACAAGAGCGGAATTTCAGGCCAGG GACAGAGAACACCCCGATGATTGCCGGCCTTGGGAAG GCGGCTGAGCTGGTGGCAGAGAACTGCGAGGCCTACGAAGCCCACATGCGGGATGTGCGCGACTACCTGGAGGAGAGGCTGGCG GCTGAATTTGGTAAGAGAATCCATCTGAACAGCCAGTTTCCAGGCACTGAGCGACTCCCCAACACCTGTAACTTCTCCATCCTGGGACCCCAGCTGCAAG GCCGCCTGGTGCTGGCCCAGTGCATGACGCTGCTGGCCAGCATGGGGGCTGCGTGCCACTCGGACCATGGAGACCG GCCATCCCCGGTGCTGCTGAGCTGCGGCGTCCCCTTGGACGTGGCCAGGAACGCCATCCGGCTCAGCGTGGGCCGCGGCACCACCCGGGCCGAAGTGGACCTCGTCGTGCAGGACCTGAAGCAGGCGGTGGCCCGGCTGGAGGGCCAGGCCTAG
- the SCLY gene encoding selenocysteine lyase isoform X4, whose protein sequence is MGSQADGHSFPSPVASGRKAKEIINAARENLAKMIGGRPQDMIFTSGGTESNNLVIHSVVKHFHKIHAAVGDTAEHPSPVEGALPHIITCTVEHDSIRLPLEHLVEERVAEVTFVPVSKVNGQAEAEDILAAVRPATCLVTIMLANNETGVIMPVPEISRRVRALNQQRAAGGLPGVLVHTDAAQALGKQRVDVRDLGVDFLTVVGHKFYGPRIGALYIRGLGELTPLYPMLFGGGQERNFRPGTENTPMIAGLGKAAELVAENCEAYEAHMRDVRDYLEERLAAEFGKRIHLNSQFPGTERLPNTCNFSILGPQLQGRLVLAQCMTLLASMGAACHSDHGDRPSPVLLSCGVPLDVARNAIRLSVGRGTTRAEVDLVVQDLKQAVARLEGQA, encoded by the exons ATGGGAAGCCAGGCAGATGGCCACAGCTTCCCCTCTCCCGTAGCATCCG GTAGGAAGGCCAAGGAGATTATCAATGCAGCTCGGGAAAACCTTGCCAAGATGATAGGTGGGAGACCTCAAGACATGATCTTCACTTCCGGGGGCACAGAG TCAAATAATTTAGTAATCCATTCTGTGGTGAAACATTTCCACAAAATCCATGCCGCAGTGGGGGACACGGCCGAGCATCCCAGCCCAGTGGAGGGGGCCCTGCCTCACATCATCACCTGCACGGTGGAACACGACTCCATCCGCCTGCCCCTGGAGCACCTGGTGGAAGAACGAGTGGCCG AGGTCACCTTTGTCCCCGTGTCCAAGGTAAACGGGCAGGCGGAGGCTGAGGACATCCTGGCGGCCGTCCGCCCGGCCACGTGCCTCGTGACCATCATGCTGGCCAATAACGAGACAGGCGTCATCATG ccGGTGCCCGAGATCAGCCGGCGAGTCCGAGCCCTGAACCAGCAGCGGGCGGCGGGCGGGCTGCCGGGGGTGCTCGTGCACACGGACGCCGCCCAGGCCTTGGGGAAGCAGCGCGtggacgtgcgggacctgggcgTGGACTTCCTGACCGTCGTGGGCCACAAG TTCTATGGCCCCAGGATTGGAGCACTTTACATCCGAGGGCTCGGTGAACTCACCCCTCTGTACCCTATGCTGTTTGGAGGTGGACAAGAGCGGAATTTCAGGCCAGG GACAGAGAACACCCCGATGATTGCCGGCCTTGGGAAG GCGGCTGAGCTGGTGGCAGAGAACTGCGAGGCCTACGAAGCCCACATGCGGGATGTGCGCGACTACCTGGAGGAGAGGCTGGCG GCTGAATTTGGTAAGAGAATCCATCTGAACAGCCAGTTTCCAGGCACTGAGCGACTCCCCAACACCTGTAACTTCTCCATCCTGGGACCCCAGCTGCAAG GCCGCCTGGTGCTGGCCCAGTGCATGACGCTGCTGGCCAGCATGGGGGCTGCGTGCCACTCGGACCATGGAGACCG GCCATCCCCGGTGCTGCTGAGCTGCGGCGTCCCCTTGGACGTGGCCAGGAACGCCATCCGGCTCAGCGTGGGCCGCGGCACCACCCGGGCCGAAGTGGACCTCGTCGTGCAGGACCTGAAGCAGGCGGTGGCCCGGCTGGAGGGCCAGGCCTAG